One segment of Gemmatimonadaceae bacterium DNA contains the following:
- a CDS encoding DUF2007 domain-containing protein — translation MSDWVQLTTFSNGFEADIAQQSLNEAEIPCLLQGNQAGMFGAGFKGPVIGGIALYVPSSARETARELLYLDE, via the coding sequence ATGAGCGACTGGGTGCAGCTGACCACGTTCTCGAACGGATTCGAGGCCGACATCGCGCAGCAGTCGCTGAACGAGGCCGAGATCCCCTGCCTGCTGCAAGGCAATCAGGCGGGGATGTTCGGCGCGGGGTTCAAGGGCCCGGTGATCGGCGGGATCGCGCTGTACGTCCCGTCGTCCGCGCGGGAAACCGCGCGGGAGCTGCTCTACCTCGACGAGTGA
- a CDS encoding nucleotidyltransferase family protein → MQGQPTTKAVILARGLGTRMRAPDSAAALATAAAAIADTGLKAMIPVGRPFLDYVLSALADAGFTDACLVIGPEHDAVRKHYEIDARPTRIRVHFAIQEQPLGTADAVLAAQPFAADDPFVVVNSDNYYPAAALAELHRRNRPAMVAFARDALTERGNVASDRVARFGAVEVDERGMLRSMTGDEARAAASTGGRVYASMNCWLFTSAIFAACRAVAVSRRGETELTQAVQRAIDGAGLRFEVVLSEEPVLDLSSRADIPRVALLLRRLEPQP, encoded by the coding sequence ATGCAAGGGCAGCCCACGACCAAAGCTGTGATTCTCGCTCGCGGCCTCGGCACCCGCATGCGCGCCCCCGACTCCGCGGCCGCCCTCGCCACCGCCGCCGCCGCCATCGCCGATACCGGGCTGAAAGCGATGATCCCCGTCGGCCGGCCGTTTCTCGACTACGTCCTCAGCGCGCTCGCCGACGCCGGCTTCACTGACGCGTGCCTGGTGATCGGCCCCGAGCATGACGCCGTCCGCAAGCACTACGAGATCGACGCGCGACCGACGCGCATCCGCGTGCACTTCGCCATCCAGGAGCAGCCGCTCGGCACGGCGGACGCCGTTCTCGCGGCCCAGCCGTTCGCGGCCGACGATCCCTTTGTCGTGGTCAACTCGGACAACTACTATCCCGCGGCCGCGCTCGCCGAGCTGCACAGACGGAACCGGCCGGCGATGGTGGCGTTCGCGCGCGACGCCCTGACCGAGCGCGGGAACGTGGCGAGCGACCGGGTTGCCAGATTCGGAGCCGTCGAAGTGGATGAGCGCGGAATGCTGCGAAGCATGACAGGTGACGAGGCGCGCGCGGCAGCCTCCACCGGCGGTCGCGTGTATGCCAGCATGAATTGCTGGCTGTTCACCTCTGCGATCTTCGCGGCGTGCCGGGCCGTAGCCGTCTCCCGCCGGGGGGAGACGGAGCTCACGCAGGCCGTGCAGCGCGCGATTGACGGCGCGGGCTTGCGATTCGAGGTCGTGCTCTCCGAAGAGCCGGTGCTGGACTTGTCCAGCCGGGCGGACATTCCGCGCGTGGCCCTGCTACTTCGGAGGCTGGAGCCGCAACCATGA
- a CDS encoding TraR/DksA C4-type zinc finger protein: MTEPNDAPALTEQQLDQASMGRVSRIDAIQNQQMSASAYGRDQARYGALINAMSRMKRGVYGLCERCGKPIPYGRLLVLPESANCAACGGG; the protein is encoded by the coding sequence GTGACTGAACCTAACGACGCGCCCGCGCTGACCGAACAGCAGCTCGACCAAGCTTCGATGGGCCGGGTTTCCCGCATTGACGCGATCCAGAACCAGCAGATGTCGGCGAGTGCCTACGGCCGTGATCAGGCGAGGTACGGCGCGCTCATCAACGCGATGAGCCGGATGAAGCGGGGCGTCTATGGGTTGTGCGAGCGCTGCGGGAAGCCGATTCCGTACGGGCGTTTGCTCGTCCTGCCGGAATCGGCCAATTGCGCGGCTTGCGGCGGCGGCTAA
- the rpsO gene encoding 30S ribosomal protein S15 has product MAFAKAPTIEKHRTHETDTGSPQVQIAILTDRINYLTDHFRKHAKDHHGRRGLLMMVGRRKRLLSYLRRIDVEQYRKIVADLGLRA; this is encoded by the coding sequence ATGGCATTCGCTAAAGCCCCCACGATCGAGAAGCACCGGACGCACGAGACCGATACCGGCTCGCCGCAGGTTCAGATCGCGATCCTCACGGATCGGATCAACTATCTGACGGACCACTTCCGCAAGCACGCCAAGGACCACCACGGACGTCGTGGGCTCCTCATGATGGTCGGCAGACGGAAGCGGCTCCTCAGCTATCTGCGTCGGATTGACGTCGAGCAGTATCGGAAGATCGTCGCCGACCTCGGACTGAGAGCCTAA
- the dxr gene encoding 1-deoxy-D-xylulose-5-phosphate reductoisomerase: MVDTRAGVTPRGVAVLGSTGSIGTTALRVIARHPDRFRVSALTAFNNAPLLDEQVRELAPGFVGIVNANGSRSSRGWSTGVGCLVEAARLADTDIVLNAIVGAAGLDATIAALEAGKRVALANKETLVLAGEIVTEAARRGGGELVPIDSEHSAILQCIAGRPRGDIRRVILTASGGPFRGWSRQQLESATVDDALRHPTWQMGRKITVDSATLANKALEVIEAHFLFGLPYDRIEVVVHPQSVVHSMVEFVDGSVIAQLGAPSMELPVLYALTHPDRIEDAATPRFDPVAQSPLTFEPVADDEFPALRLGFRAGMTGGAAPAVFNAANEEAVALFLDGKLQFPRIVEAIESAMSELAGMGSATRDDLLAADAKARAHVARRFGG; this comes from the coding sequence GTGGTTGATACCCGCGCGGGCGTAACGCCGCGCGGAGTCGCCGTCCTCGGCTCGACCGGGTCGATCGGCACCACCGCGCTCAGGGTGATCGCTCGCCACCCCGACCGTTTCCGCGTCTCGGCGCTCACCGCGTTCAACAACGCGCCGCTGCTCGACGAGCAGGTGCGCGAGCTCGCGCCGGGATTCGTCGGGATCGTGAACGCCAACGGCAGCCGGTCATCGCGCGGCTGGAGCACCGGCGTCGGTTGTCTCGTCGAGGCCGCGCGGCTCGCCGACACGGACATCGTGCTGAACGCCATCGTCGGCGCGGCCGGACTCGACGCGACGATCGCCGCGCTGGAGGCGGGCAAGCGCGTCGCGCTCGCCAACAAGGAAACGCTGGTGCTCGCCGGCGAGATCGTCACCGAAGCGGCGCGGCGCGGCGGCGGAGAGTTAGTTCCGATCGACAGCGAGCACAGCGCGATCCTGCAGTGCATCGCCGGGCGCCCGCGCGGCGACATCAGGCGCGTGATCCTCACCGCGTCGGGCGGCCCGTTCCGCGGCTGGAGCAGGCAGCAGCTCGAGTCGGCGACGGTGGACGACGCGCTCCGCCATCCCACGTGGCAGATGGGCCGGAAGATCACGGTGGACAGCGCGACGCTGGCGAACAAGGCGCTGGAAGTGATCGAGGCGCACTTCCTGTTCGGGCTGCCGTACGACCGCATCGAGGTGGTCGTGCATCCGCAGAGCGTCGTGCACTCGATGGTGGAATTCGTGGACGGGAGCGTCATCGCGCAGCTCGGCGCGCCGAGCATGGAGCTGCCGGTGCTGTACGCGCTCACGCACCCGGACAGGATCGAGGACGCGGCCACTCCGCGCTTCGACCCCGTGGCGCAGTCGCCGCTGACGTTCGAGCCGGTGGCGGACGACGAGTTTCCCGCGCTGCGCCTCGGCTTCCGCGCCGGCATGACGGGCGGGGCCGCGCCGGCGGTGTTCAACGCGGCCAACGAGGAGGCCGTCGCGCTGTTCCTCGACGGGAAGCTGCAGTTCCCGCGGATAGTCGAGGCGATCGAGAGCGCGATGAGCGAGCTCGCGGGGATGGGCAGCGCCACGCGCGACGACCTGCTGGCCGCGGACGCGAAGGCGCGCGCGCACGTCGCCCGGCGGTTCGGCGGATGA
- the rseP gene encoding RIP metalloprotease RseP, which translates to MSFTWLAPIIVFGIVIFVHELGHFLAAKRFGVYAPRFSVGFGPALWRRRRGETEYIVAAMPLGGYVRMASKDDESTAFLEGGGEEALAREQEGPKKPKDWDPEAMIPHGPKPIPPDRWFESKPLWQRIVILLAGVTMNILLAWVVTVGTVAAYGEPYLPAVIDSVVAGRPAASAGLLRGDSVVAIDGRPVTTFTDMVTIISARPEQATTIDVIRDGARRSLVVTPVAEDFTDPVGGTQRVGRIGVIPRGDIARFRTGPVDALVVGTEATFAMAGSIAGVVRGLFTGNVGVETLGGPIAIVRVSVEAAQGGLEVFLSLIAFLSINIAILNLLPIPVLDGGQVLIHILEAVKGSPFSPRAREYILRAGLALILMLVVIVMYNDIRALALSFIGRS; encoded by the coding sequence ATGAGCTTCACCTGGCTCGCTCCGATCATCGTGTTCGGCATCGTGATCTTCGTGCACGAGCTCGGGCACTTCCTCGCGGCCAAGCGGTTTGGCGTGTACGCGCCGCGGTTCTCGGTCGGGTTCGGGCCCGCGCTCTGGCGCAGGCGGCGCGGCGAGACCGAGTACATCGTCGCGGCGATGCCGCTCGGCGGCTACGTGCGCATGGCGTCCAAGGACGACGAGTCCACCGCGTTTCTCGAGGGCGGCGGCGAAGAGGCGCTCGCCCGCGAGCAGGAAGGACCGAAGAAGCCGAAGGACTGGGACCCCGAAGCGATGATCCCGCACGGCCCCAAGCCGATACCACCCGACCGGTGGTTCGAGTCGAAGCCGCTCTGGCAGAGGATCGTCATCCTGCTCGCCGGCGTCACGATGAACATTCTGCTGGCGTGGGTGGTGACCGTAGGGACGGTCGCCGCGTACGGCGAGCCGTATCTCCCGGCGGTAATCGACTCCGTGGTTGCCGGCCGTCCCGCGGCGAGTGCCGGCCTGTTGCGCGGGGACAGTGTAGTCGCCATTGACGGAAGGCCCGTGACGACGTTCACCGACATGGTGACGATCATCTCCGCGCGGCCGGAGCAGGCCACGACGATCGACGTGATCCGGGACGGGGCGCGACGCAGCCTCGTCGTCACTCCGGTGGCGGAGGACTTCACCGATCCGGTCGGCGGGACGCAGCGCGTCGGCAGGATCGGAGTGATTCCGCGAGGCGACATCGCCCGCTTCAGGACGGGGCCGGTGGACGCGCTCGTAGTCGGGACCGAGGCGACCTTCGCGATGGCCGGATCCATCGCGGGCGTCGTGCGCGGCCTGTTCACCGGCAATGTAGGAGTCGAGACACTGGGTGGGCCGATCGCAATCGTGCGTGTGTCCGTCGAAGCCGCGCAGGGCGGGCTGGAGGTATTCCTGAGCCTGATCGCGTTCCTCAGCATCAACATCGCGATCCTGAACCTGCTGCCGATACCGGTTCTCGACGGCGGGCAGGTGCTGATCCACATCCTGGAAGCCGTCAAGGGCAGCCCGTTCAGCCCGCGCGCGCGCGAGTACATCCTCCGCGCGGGACTGGCGCTCATCCTGATGCTGGTGGTGATCGTGATGTACAACGACATCCGCGCGCTGGCGCTGAGCTTCATCGGGCGCTCCTAG
- a CDS encoding polyribonucleotide nucleotidyltransferase, protein MERIEKVFAGRKLSIETGRMAKQAAGSAVVQFGDTMVLAAVTVSDNLSTLPFFPLTVEYRDKTYAAGKIPGGFIKREGRPHDSEIIKARIIDRSIRPLFPEGFKNEIQVFVYVISADQENDADVLGLLATSFALNASKIPFMGPIAGVRVGRVQDKWVLNPTFQQLEYSDLDLVATGSKDSIIMVEGGALEIGEEDVVEALTIGHKGIRELVAMQEELLARGRAEKMAWTKPEPNPAIDARMKLLAEDKIIEAINLADKQARIKGMSTLKKEVAAQLLEEFPDNPKDISHFWGELEYNTLRSQVLDTGHRVDGRKPQEVRPISIDTSVLPRAHGSALFTRGQTQALVAVTLGTAKDVQRLDSIDELGETTKSFMLHYNFPPFCTGEVKMMRGTSRREIGHGNLAERAIQVVLPEFETFPYTIRIVSDVLESNGSSSMASVCGASLALFDAGAPIKSAVAGVAMGLIKEGDRYSVLTDILGTEDSLGDMDFKVAGTEQGITSIQMDIKIEGLDLRIMREALDQAREGRLHILGEMKKALTEPRPEMSLYAPRIVTMTINPEKIGDLIGPKGKIIRGIQEETGAEITVDDTGLVTIAAVGGESMQRAKEMVEQVTAEPIVGEIYEGEVKSTTAFGAFIEIMPGTEGLLHISEIQHGRTERVEDVLKRGDVVKVKLIERDERGKMRLSRRALMPKPEGAAGGDGGSGEGELAGVGGSGDHSSEDRPRRPRSSGGSGGRGRSGGGGRGRPRE, encoded by the coding sequence ATGGAACGCATCGAAAAAGTCTTCGCCGGCCGCAAGCTCTCGATAGAGACCGGCAGAATGGCGAAGCAGGCCGCGGGCTCCGCGGTCGTCCAGTTCGGCGACACCATGGTGCTCGCCGCTGTCACCGTCAGCGACAACCTCAGCACGCTGCCCTTTTTCCCGCTCACGGTAGAGTACCGCGACAAGACGTACGCGGCGGGAAAGATTCCCGGCGGCTTCATCAAGCGCGAGGGACGCCCGCACGATTCCGAGATCATCAAGGCGCGGATCATCGACCGCTCGATTCGTCCGCTGTTCCCGGAAGGCTTCAAGAACGAGATCCAGGTGTTCGTGTACGTGATCTCGGCTGACCAGGAAAACGACGCTGACGTGCTCGGCCTCCTCGCGACGTCGTTCGCGCTGAACGCGTCGAAGATCCCGTTCATGGGACCGATCGCCGGCGTGCGCGTGGGACGCGTGCAGGACAAGTGGGTGCTCAACCCCACCTTCCAGCAGCTCGAGTACAGCGACCTCGACCTGGTCGCTACGGGCTCGAAGGATTCGATCATCATGGTCGAAGGCGGTGCGCTCGAGATCGGTGAAGAGGACGTCGTCGAGGCATTGACCATCGGACACAAAGGAATCCGTGAGCTGGTCGCGATGCAGGAAGAGCTGCTCGCCCGCGGCCGCGCCGAGAAGATGGCGTGGACCAAGCCGGAGCCGAATCCGGCGATCGACGCCCGGATGAAGCTGCTCGCCGAGGACAAGATTATCGAGGCAATCAACCTCGCCGACAAGCAGGCGCGCATAAAGGGAATGTCCACCCTGAAGAAGGAAGTCGCCGCGCAGCTGCTCGAGGAGTTTCCGGACAACCCCAAGGACATCTCGCATTTCTGGGGTGAGCTGGAGTACAACACCCTCCGCTCGCAGGTGCTCGACACGGGTCACCGCGTCGACGGGAGAAAGCCGCAGGAAGTCCGGCCGATCAGCATCGACACTTCGGTGCTGCCGCGCGCTCACGGCTCCGCGCTGTTCACGCGCGGCCAGACGCAGGCGCTCGTGGCGGTCACGCTCGGCACCGCGAAGGACGTGCAGCGGCTCGATTCGATCGATGAGCTGGGAGAGACGACCAAGTCGTTCATGCTGCACTACAACTTCCCCCCGTTCTGTACGGGCGAGGTCAAGATGATGCGCGGCACCAGCCGCCGCGAGATCGGCCACGGCAACCTCGCCGAGCGCGCAATCCAGGTGGTGCTCCCCGAATTCGAGACGTTCCCGTACACGATCCGGATCGTATCGGACGTGCTCGAGTCCAATGGCTCGTCGTCGATGGCGTCGGTTTGCGGCGCGTCGCTCGCGCTGTTCGATGCCGGAGCGCCGATCAAGTCGGCGGTGGCGGGCGTCGCGATGGGGCTCATCAAGGAAGGCGACCGCTACTCGGTGCTGACCGACATCCTCGGTACCGAGGATTCGCTGGGCGACATGGACTTCAAGGTCGCCGGCACCGAGCAGGGAATCACGTCCATCCAGATGGACATCAAGATCGAAGGGCTCGACCTCCGCATCATGCGCGAGGCGCTGGATCAGGCGCGCGAGGGCCGGCTGCACATCCTCGGCGAGATGAAAAAGGCGCTGACGGAGCCGCGGCCGGAGATGTCGCTGTACGCTCCCCGCATCGTGACGATGACGATCAACCCCGAGAAAATCGGCGATCTCATCGGACCCAAGGGCAAGATCATCCGCGGCATCCAGGAAGAGACCGGCGCGGAGATCACGGTGGACGATACCGGCCTGGTCACGATCGCGGCCGTCGGCGGCGAGTCCATGCAGCGCGCCAAGGAGATGGTCGAGCAGGTCACGGCCGAGCCGATCGTCGGCGAGATCTACGAGGGCGAGGTCAAGAGCACGACGGCGTTCGGCGCGTTCATCGAGATCATGCCCGGCACCGAGGGACTGCTGCACATCTCGGAGATCCAGCACGGCCGCACCGAGCGCGTCGAGGACGTGCTCAAGCGCGGCGACGTGGTGAAGGTGAAGCTCATCGAGCGCGACGAGCGCGGAAAGATGCGGCTCTCGCGCAGGGCGCTGATGCCGAAGCCGGAAGGAGCGGCCGGCGGCGACGGCGGTAGCGGCGAAGGCGAGCTGGCTGGCGTCGGCGGATCCGGCGACCACAGCAGCGAAGATCGTCCGCGCAGGCCCCGGAGCAGCGGCGGCAGCGGCGGGCGCGGCCGCAGCGGTGGCGGAGGGAGAGGGCGACCGCGAGAGTGA